In candidate division WOR-3 bacterium, the DNA window AGAATGGTCCCCTGCCGCAGCGGTGTGAGCGGCGAACTGACCTCGATTCGATGCCTGCCATCTGGGCAGCGAATGACAATGAAGTGGTCCTTGGTCTCCTGAAAAGGTACGACTTTACTGTTCAGCCGGACCCGCAGTTCGGGATAGTAGCTGAGCGCAAGTCTCAAATAGCAGTCGCACGAAGTCACGACGTCGAGTCGCACGACTTGGTGGCTCATCTCCGTACTAAGGACGACCACAGCCGGCAAACCGGGCAGTTCCTCGGCCCGACCAGCCGCACTCAAGGGAATGAAGTTCAGGCGGTTGGCTTCGGGTTCGACGCGTAGCGTGTCAAGCAACATCTTCCAGTCGTCGGCAACGTAGAACGACCGGTTCGGGACCAGTCGTTCTGCTGACATTGGCCTGACCGCGCTTGCCACTAGGACCAGTCCTGACCCTGTCGCACCGGATGCTATCGACAATCCGGCACTTAAAGACGACTGGTCCCATTCAATGCCTGACTTCAGAAGGAACGCCTCCTCATCACCTCGTTCAGTCTCGATGACATACTGCCGAGGGAGCAAGAGCAGATGGCTGACTCCAAGAAGCGCAGCGGCCTTGACCGAAGCCGGGCTGATGACACCGATCTCAGGATTGCCCAAATCTCCGGCAATCAAGTTCACCAATGGCAGCACGTAGGCCATTGACCGCGGCGCAAATTGATGGTAGTGCGGCCCCAACGGGGTCGGCAACCCGCCATATAGAAACCCCATTGCCGGGTACACGGAATTGCGAGCCACGTCGTCAATCACGTCGTTGGGCACGCATACGTCCAGAACCTTGGTCGGATGCTGCCGCGCGACCGTGCGATACTGTTCCTCCCTGCCTGCGAGCATCTCCTGTGTTGAAACTCTCTGAACCGGGAACTGAAACCGCAGGCAGTCTGCAAGCACGAGTCCGGCCAAGAGTGCGAGCAGCCCGACCCGCATCCAGTTCGGTTCAGACAGCCTGACGCGCACGAAGTCCGCCGCAGCAGCGGCGAGAATGCCAAAGAAGAACACAAGCAACGCGAACCACCTCTCCGGCAGGAGTCCGAAACCCGTAGTCAGCGCACCACTTCCCAGCCTCGGGCCGACAAACGCCAGCCCGACAGCGGACACAATGCCGGCCAAGGCAAGCCAGCCGAGCCTTCTGGTATTCCTGCGAGACAGGAGTGCCGCCAGTCCGCAGAACGCCAGACCGACGTTGCTGAGCCCGAGATACCCGCCGACAAAGCCGCCAGAACGGGAGACAAACCCAAGGCAGACCAGCGGGTCAGGTCCGGAAACTGCGAACTTCAGACTCGGGTACACGTGGGTCTTGTACTCGACGAAGAAAGGCACGAGCAGAGAAGCAGACAGCCCGGCAGCCAGCCCGGCGGCCACAAGACTATGCCGAAGCACCGACCCGGCACGACTTTGTCTCTCAACAATCAGCAGGTACGCGGCAACAATGACCAGCACCGCGGCCGCATACACGAAGTGAGCCATCACCGCGACACCAGCCATGAGCCCGAGCACCGCGGCCGATTGCGGCCCGGGGCGACGCACAAGCCTGCGTGCGACCATGAATCCAAACGGCAGCACAACGTATAGCACCGCCTGCGGGTAGTTGGCCAGCGAAGTGATGTGCCGGACCCGCCACGGCACAAGCGCATAGACCAAGGCACCAAGCGCAGCCGCAGTCGGGTCGAACGCCGAGCGTAGGTACAGGTACATCCCAAGAATGGACAGAAGATGCAGCACCAGGAGAACCACCTGCACTCCGAACAGCGCGCTGCTTGCTGCCGCTACTGGCCCAGTCAGGAAATAGAACAGCGGGCTGTAGAAACGCAGATGCGGATACCCGGAGTAGAACATGAATGACCAGAAAGGCTGGAACCCATGTCTGAGTGCATCGGCGACGATGCTGGTACGCACGAGGTGGGGCCAGGCGTCAACCGTGGTCGGATGGCCCGGTGCAACGAACTGCCAGCAGGAAACGAGCGCAACCAGCGTAAGTACCACAACGGCAGCGACCTGTTCCGGCCTTTCCGCTCCTGACCTCTGCTTCGACTCTGCCGGCACGCGCCAATATAGCCTGTCCGCCTTT includes these proteins:
- a CDS encoding 6-pyruvoyl-tetrahydropterin synthase-related protein codes for the protein MPAESKQRSGAERPEQVAAVVVLTLVALVSCWQFVAPGHPTTVDAWPHLVRTSIVADALRHGFQPFWSFMFYSGYPHLRFYSPLFYFLTGPVAAASSALFGVQVVLLVLHLLSILGMYLYLRSAFDPTAAALGALVYALVPWRVRHITSLANYPQAVLYVVLPFGFMVARRLVRRPGPQSAAVLGLMAGVAVMAHFVYAAAVLVIVAAYLLIVERQSRAGSVLRHSLVAAGLAAGLSASLLVPFFVEYKTHVYPSLKFAVSGPDPLVCLGFVSRSGGFVGGYLGLSNVGLAFCGLAALLSRRNTRRLGWLALAGIVSAVGLAFVGPRLGSGALTTGFGLLPERWFALLVFFFGILAAAAADFVRVRLSEPNWMRVGLLALLAGLVLADCLRFQFPVQRVSTQEMLAGREEQYRTVARQHPTKVLDVCVPNDVIDDVARNSVYPAMGFLYGGLPTPLGPHYHQFAPRSMAYVLPLVNLIAGDLGNPEIGVISPASVKAAALLGVSHLLLLPRQYVIETERGDEEAFLLKSGIEWDQSSLSAGLSIASGATGSGLVLVASAVRPMSAERLVPNRSFYVADDWKMLLDTLRVEPEANRLNFIPLSAAGRAEELPGLPAVVVLSTEMSHQVVRLDVVTSCDCYLRLALSYYPELRVRLNSKVVPFQETKDHFIVIRCPDGRHRIEVSSPLTPLRQGTILVSIVSLLGTLVMILLPFRSRIAAGRD